A single window of Alistipes sp. ZOR0009 DNA harbors:
- a CDS encoding cupin domain-containing protein yields MSTNPFCNGSLFVNGESIDIEKLTWNEHPTFKGVFLKHLIRGDSTNNQLSCHLVRVDASCELMFHSHAGKSELHEVIAGAGECTIDTETVSYRQGTVSFIPADKNHSVKAGKEGLLLLAKFFPALL; encoded by the coding sequence ATGAGCACAAATCCTTTTTGTAATGGTTCCCTTTTCGTAAACGGGGAATCAATCGACATAGAAAAGCTTACATGGAACGAGCATCCTACGTTTAAAGGTGTATTTTTGAAGCATTTAATTAGGGGAGATAGCACCAACAACCAGCTAAGCTGCCATTTGGTGCGAGTAGATGCCAGCTGCGAGCTGATGTTTCATAGCCATGCGGGGAAATCGGAGCTACACGAGGTTATTGCTGGAGCAGGAGAATGCACCATCGACACGGAAACGGTTAGCTACCGCCAAGGAACGGTATCGTTTATACCCGCCGACAAAAATCACTCGGTAAAAGCAGGTAAAGAGGGGCTACTGCTGCTCGCCAAATTCTTCCCAGCTCTATTGTAG
- a CDS encoding AraC family transcriptional regulator, with translation MRNEQEKIISFNVDALDGVSVVHGYGITNTFPVHFHASFNLGMVESGEREFFYRGVRQRLKAEDIFVVQPFEPHSCCSISGVGQSYKVLTFNADYSLFFPQLTINSPALLALLKEFHAIAEYEKASPKTEELYCQIIELLKSYASPNTASPTSSSNTNQILRAKQHIEKSCHLELSLKEMAEVACMSEYHFNRYFHRQYGLSPYAYYLVCKVKKAQRILTAHKSVASAAFDTGFFDQSHFSKLFKKHVGVPPGKFLKDNRLHHLNDR, from the coding sequence ATGAGAAACGAACAGGAGAAAATTATCAGCTTTAATGTGGATGCGCTCGATGGCGTTTCCGTAGTTCATGGATACGGCATTACCAATACTTTTCCTGTTCATTTCCACGCCTCATTTAATCTTGGAATGGTGGAGAGCGGCGAGCGCGAATTTTTTTACAGAGGAGTAAGGCAGCGACTCAAAGCGGAGGATATCTTCGTAGTACAACCCTTCGAGCCTCACAGCTGCTGCTCGATAAGCGGTGTTGGCCAAAGCTACAAAGTACTAACCTTTAATGCCGACTACTCGCTCTTCTTCCCGCAGCTAACCATCAACAGCCCAGCGCTACTTGCGCTACTTAAGGAGTTTCACGCCATAGCCGAATACGAGAAGGCATCTCCAAAAACAGAGGAACTCTATTGTCAGATCATAGAGCTGCTAAAAAGCTACGCGAGCCCAAATACGGCATCCCCCACAAGCAGCAGCAACACCAACCAAATACTCCGAGCAAAGCAGCATATCGAAAAAAGCTGCCACCTCGAGCTATCGCTAAAGGAGATGGCCGAGGTTGCTTGCATGAGCGAATACCACTTCAACAGGTATTTTCATCGGCAGTATGGCCTATCGCCCTACGCCTACTACCTGGTATGCAAGGTAAAGAAGGCACAACGGATTCTTACCGCTCATAAATCGGTCGCGTCTGCCGCCTTCGACACTGGCTTTTTCGATCAAAGCCACTTCTCCAAGCTATTTAAAAAGCATGTTGGGGTACCACCCGGAAAATTTCTAAAGGATAACCGCCTACATCACCTCAACGACAGGTAA
- a CDS encoding M28 family peptidase: MKPLRNFIGITALLVTSAWGASAQTSAIQRGMDAITVGTLKAQEDFLASHWMEGRYSTEKGAMLASDYIASMLGVYGIQPAGDGNSYFQTFNLIRYAHPTNERMEIAYGGNVAMPTPNVDYYIRSRRVQGSFRIDGQAVYAGYGLYLPQYGIDSYGKMDVRGKVLVVHPFTEEHLKNAVFGTKELSYQEKAKVLANTESEAKRRGAAAVIFVMSESEVGNTIPHLGKATSVAEDILGLPADTLSAQPLSFNVSRVYLRSALAGINVESAPANLNQKAVATKANIRIAGDASGEVCKVRNVVGVIKGQDTTRCVVVGAHYDHYGLWGSTLYPGADDNASGTVGVLTIAKAFKESGIKPKVSIVFGLWTCEEKGLWGSTYYTRNPYVPMANTMMYINYDMIGRSLPKDTLSREASFFFYDKDTTIKSETLKLNAQMGNPLSLRARPTTGGPGSRSDHGPFSMYKIPFMGWMTAWHTDYHQPTDTPDKIDYIKMQKVARIGFLTLLRYANLGVVNMDSGVVFK, encoded by the coding sequence ATGAAACCGCTAAGGAATTTTATAGGAATTACCGCCTTGCTGGTAACCTCTGCTTGGGGGGCAAGCGCACAGACATCTGCCATACAGCGTGGAATGGATGCCATTACTGTAGGAACGTTGAAGGCTCAGGAAGATTTTCTGGCTTCGCATTGGATGGAGGGGCGCTATAGCACCGAAAAGGGGGCAATGCTTGCTTCCGACTACATAGCCTCGATGCTGGGCGTATACGGAATTCAGCCTGCAGGCGATGGTAACAGCTACTTTCAAACCTTCAACCTTATACGATACGCCCATCCTACCAACGAGCGAATGGAAATAGCCTACGGAGGGAATGTGGCTATGCCAACTCCCAATGTCGACTACTACATACGTAGCCGTAGGGTACAGGGTAGCTTCCGGATAGATGGTCAGGCTGTATATGCTGGCTACGGACTTTACCTTCCCCAGTACGGCATCGACTCGTACGGAAAGATGGATGTGAGGGGTAAGGTGCTGGTGGTGCATCCGTTTACCGAGGAGCATCTGAAGAATGCGGTTTTTGGAACAAAGGAGCTTTCTTATCAGGAGAAAGCGAAGGTGCTAGCCAACACCGAGAGCGAGGCAAAGCGTAGAGGTGCCGCTGCTGTTATTTTTGTGATGAGCGAATCGGAGGTGGGCAATACTATTCCGCATTTGGGCAAGGCAACCAGCGTAGCCGAAGATATTTTGGGATTACCAGCTGATACCCTTTCTGCCCAGCCGTTATCCTTTAACGTGTCGAGGGTCTATTTAAGAAGTGCATTGGCAGGCATTAACGTGGAGTCTGCACCCGCAAATCTAAACCAAAAGGCCGTGGCTACCAAGGCAAACATTCGTATTGCTGGCGATGCCTCGGGCGAGGTGTGTAAGGTGCGCAACGTGGTTGGGGTTATTAAGGGGCAGGATACTACCCGCTGCGTGGTGGTGGGCGCCCACTACGACCACTATGGACTTTGGGGGTCGACGCTATATCCTGGTGCCGACGATAACGCTTCGGGTACGGTAGGGGTACTTACCATTGCCAAGGCTTTTAAGGAGTCGGGCATCAAACCTAAGGTATCCATTGTTTTTGGGCTTTGGACCTGCGAGGAGAAGGGGCTTTGGGGATCGACCTACTATACCCGCAATCCTTATGTTCCTATGGCCAATACCATGATGTATATAAACTACGATATGATTGGGCGTAGCCTTCCTAAGGATACCCTTAGCCGTGAGGCCTCCTTCTTCTTCTATGATAAAGACACCACCATTAAAAGCGAAACCCTGAAGCTGAACGCGCAAATGGGAAATCCGCTTAGCTTACGCGCTAGGCCAACAACTGGTGGACCCGGTAGCCGTAGCGATCATGGTCCCTTCTCGATGTATAAGATCCCATTTATGGGGTGGATGACCGCCTGGCATACCGACTACCATCAGCCTACCGATACGCCCGATAAGATAGACTACATAAAGATGCAGAAGGTGGCTCGGATCGGATTTCTGACCCTGTTGCGCTATGCCAACCTAGGTGTGGTTAATATGGACTCAGGAGTTGTCTTTAAGTAG